In Cupriavidus basilensis, the following proteins share a genomic window:
- a CDS encoding Ku protein, which translates to MPAHSIASLSLSFGLVSIPVKLYTATESQSAVKFNYMCKDGSRAKQQYVSEKTGQVVERADLQKGYEFDKDRYVLFSPEELKALEESANHVVEIVAFIPEKTVDPLYYDKAYFVAPDKRGSKPYNLLKDAMLKSGRCALAKWASKGKTHMVQIRPAEDGLVFQQLLFADEVRSMKELHIEQVDVSDAELKLALQIIDQAAEDSYEPTQYEDEEKKRILQAIDAKIAGKQIVSPEQVEVSASGQVIDLMEALRASLAKGGRKAKPPAATAKAPVEEVADLVTKERKSVKRAEKVAEAPSRVRARK; encoded by the coding sequence GCCGTCAAGTTCAACTACATGTGCAAGGACGGCTCCCGCGCCAAGCAACAGTACGTTTCAGAGAAGACAGGTCAGGTGGTTGAGCGTGCTGACCTGCAGAAGGGCTACGAGTTTGATAAGGACCGCTATGTCCTATTCTCGCCGGAGGAGCTAAAGGCGTTGGAGGAAAGCGCAAACCATGTCGTCGAAATCGTGGCGTTCATCCCAGAGAAGACTGTCGACCCACTGTACTATGACAAGGCGTACTTCGTCGCACCCGACAAGCGGGGCAGCAAGCCCTACAACTTGCTGAAGGACGCCATGCTGAAGAGCGGCCGCTGCGCGCTGGCAAAGTGGGCATCGAAAGGGAAGACGCATATGGTGCAGATTCGCCCGGCAGAGGATGGCTTGGTGTTCCAGCAGTTGCTGTTCGCTGATGAAGTCCGGTCAATGAAAGAACTGCACATCGAACAGGTCGACGTTTCCGACGCCGAGTTAAAGCTTGCGCTGCAAATTATTGACCAGGCCGCAGAGGATAGCTACGAGCCCACGCAATACGAGGACGAAGAGAAGAAGCGCATCCTTCAGGCCATCGACGCGAAGATTGCAGGCAAACAGATTGTCTCGCCCGAGCAAGTCGAGGTGTCGGCCAGCGGCCAAGTTATTGACCTTATGGAAGCGCTGCGAGCAAGCTTGGCTAAGGGTGGCAGAAAAGCCAAGCCGCCAGCGGCCACGGCCAAAGCGCCTGTCGAGGAAGTCGCGGACCTCGTAACGAAGGAGCGCAAGAGCGTGAAACGCGCTGAGAAGGTCGCTGAAGCACCCTCGCGAGTACGAGCTCGGAAGTGA
- a CDS encoding tetratricopeptide repeat protein — MTAPNSDHHYSLRSLQSLLGVPRRVVTGLMEAGFVNPSRGPRNELRFTFQDVVLLRTAYQLQAANISSRKIVRALASLRAKLPEELPLTGLRISAVGNTITVRSGPDQWEADSGQLLLDFEVAPLRGAVTFLDSAPGSTASREQGGEWFALAEQLAVSDPQGSEHAYRKAMELSTVPHYEAYTNLGVLLVESGRCVEALTMFDRALEHFPADSLLHFNRAVVMEELTRDEDAASSYRKCLELEPDYADAHFNLARLSELRGDKQIALRHYNAYRRLCP; from the coding sequence GTGACGGCCCCCAACTCGGACCATCACTACTCTCTGCGCAGCCTACAGTCTTTGCTCGGCGTGCCCCGTAGAGTGGTGACTGGCCTGATGGAGGCCGGCTTCGTGAACCCAAGCCGTGGCCCCCGGAACGAACTCCGCTTCACGTTTCAAGATGTGGTGCTGCTGCGCACAGCTTATCAACTGCAAGCGGCGAACATTTCTTCGCGCAAGATTGTTCGTGCCTTAGCCAGTTTGAGAGCAAAGCTGCCGGAAGAATTGCCGCTGACAGGACTCCGCATTTCAGCCGTTGGCAACACGATTACCGTACGGTCTGGTCCTGACCAGTGGGAAGCCGATTCCGGGCAATTGTTGCTTGACTTCGAGGTGGCCCCGCTTCGGGGTGCTGTGACGTTTCTTGACAGCGCGCCTGGAAGTACGGCGAGTCGGGAGCAGGGAGGAGAATGGTTTGCACTGGCCGAGCAGTTGGCCGTTTCCGACCCACAAGGCTCAGAACATGCCTATCGGAAAGCCATGGAGTTGTCGACCGTGCCACACTACGAGGCCTACACAAATTTGGGTGTCCTGCTGGTGGAGAGCGGCCGATGTGTGGAGGCGCTGACCATGTTCGACAGAGCCTTGGAACACTTTCCGGCTGATAGCCTACTCCACTTCAACCGCGCCGTCGTAATGGAGGAACTCACTCGCGACGAGGATGCTGCAAGCAGCTACAGAAAATGCTTGGAGCTGGAACCAGACTACGCAGACGCCCACTTCAACCTGGCCCGATTGAGTGAATTGCGCGGCGACAAACAAATTGCTTTGCGACACTACAACGCGTACCGCCGACTCTGCCCGTAG
- a CDS encoding alpha/beta hydrolase: MYALRPFAIDTGAEVLAADRLEVDGRASCLLLHGGAAMSERSHWLVLRQNLASHGIGTVAVDFSGHGESSARTPNSLSKRYDEAIAALQYLDEADSRAVIGISMSGEIAVRLAADPNNRIRRLVTLVGAAYDSAAFEAPFGPAFTKILRTPQSWLRSVAFEQIASFPGRLTVVRTTEDTIVPATIGELLIANA, encoded by the coding sequence ATGTATGCCCTGAGACCTTTCGCAATTGACACCGGTGCCGAAGTATTGGCCGCCGACCGGCTTGAGGTGGATGGCCGCGCCAGTTGCCTCCTGCTGCATGGCGGCGCAGCTATGAGCGAACGGTCCCACTGGCTTGTGCTCCGGCAGAATCTCGCGAGCCATGGGATTGGGACGGTTGCCGTGGATTTCTCCGGGCACGGAGAAAGCTCGGCACGAACACCCAACTCCCTGAGTAAGCGCTACGACGAAGCAATTGCAGCTTTGCAGTACCTTGATGAAGCCGACTCGCGCGCTGTTATCGGCATCAGCATGAGCGGCGAAATCGCAGTACGCCTTGCCGCTGACCCTAACAATCGCATCAGGCGACTGGTCACATTGGTCGGCGCCGCCTACGATTCGGCCGCATTCGAGGCTCCCTTCGGCCCAGCCTTCACCAAGATACTCCGCACGCCGCAAAGCTGGCTGCGCTCGGTTGCCTTCGAACAGATAGCGTCCTTTCCTGGCCGCTTAACCGTGGTCCGCACAACCGAGGACACTATCGTTCCGGCCACCATCGGTGAGCTGCTCATTGCGAACGCCTGA
- a CDS encoding GNAT family N-acetyltransferase, translating into MRPRRATKADLRDVEALLRSCSLSVGGIHSEAVQFHVSRDKIGLLGCAGIEVFGDRVGLLRGVAVAQRARRAGLAALLVSALVADVRLRGIATLVVGTETAAGYFSRLGFTPADLAAIPLELLASREFANASISETPLLKAEL; encoded by the coding sequence ATGAGGCCGCGCCGTGCGACCAAGGCAGACCTTCGTGATGTGGAAGCATTGCTTCGGTCGTGCTCGCTGTCCGTTGGCGGAATACATAGCGAAGCGGTGCAATTTCATGTCAGCCGGGACAAGATTGGCCTCCTCGGCTGTGCCGGTATCGAGGTGTTCGGTGACAGGGTTGGCCTGTTGCGAGGAGTCGCTGTCGCCCAGCGCGCGAGACGGGCAGGGCTGGCTGCCTTGCTAGTGTCCGCACTGGTCGCCGATGTCCGCTTGCGTGGCATCGCTACCCTGGTCGTCGGAACTGAAACTGCCGCCGGCTATTTCTCCCGCCTTGGTTTCACGCCTGCCGACCTTGCTGCCATCCCTCTTGAATTACTGGCTTCCCGTGAATTCGCTAATGCCAGTATCAGTGAAACGCCTCTATTGAAGGCTGAGCTCTAG